One window of the Chanodichthys erythropterus isolate Z2021 chromosome 2, ASM2448905v1, whole genome shotgun sequence genome contains the following:
- the wu:fe05a04 gene encoding uncharacterized protein wu:fe05a04, which translates to MSEFTLDIQLTELGFSSWNFPLCEPQSVKETFLPTPTSIEKPAPETEIHVDCHEDARLVPSASAEKSFLLDHQYSSPFKHDSSPKEETAQGNSKIISTEKKDKVICTSWKRERREGTEQRNNNDEQSEQEEKKNNEKEQNCSEVSQEASSVTTDDVISGEEKTDEEVEFVLTDDDDVEEEEEEEEEDEEEEEEDDDDVSWPETNGCAENEENRCHVCDLTFSSLFLLREHLNMHTGVRPYRCDECGKQFCQLVNYRTHLRSHSQKASIHCRVCSTIFETEEQLQQHLDTNHFEKEFYQCDFCKQIFTDLDVCKGHVEAHRQQAKRHLCLKCGSSFRLRNSLLRHLEWHSRGIFSCSDCERTFSSKASLLRHSFSHLGVLPYTCLKCKRHFRLPSLYHGHECKPESIQCMACLVFFQSQEDFDKHKKDTGCWGHQGALPTKTDEIRCMECGQVFASIEELKKHGSTHQRVLKCSECGMGFRSSLMLMSHMGGHAAQRPCLCQDCGLGFPHQQGYDSHLKTCGIVTPPVASVKKPKLKPTPSPQIMKPIAPNIVFQTIAQASNPVTFSNSLKEVRMVPLADKNKSADGTWKLTLNKEPPPGMPLVMLVPVSTTQYSSTSGPAKTSQNFLPSSLVLETPSSAPHLISMPVVPPGTVISKEAEKDNVEPCRTNIPSNTLIPVESHDSSSKKKWTIVEDQGFVQVFGTENVKAGEQAAGVAEANQGMNVTAQGGVENEQTNQSNMKPNALRDEKTGCTSDAASLNPTRPVTPLRLIKVNEEKDDNNIKKKSPNSNDGDSSVMADVQVSVPFMRKSEKQMLDKQDSRDQRFFKEVKPSDRMCAESQMEFTMMGDKSENGPQGQNESGFDVEVEINEDVDLSSMEVEIGDEDSGVDMLDGELHECVTCGQVLPEKDMIQHYMKHAAVTDSPERSPTNCPSHTTEQSPPCSPSRKRLRSGTEL; encoded by the exons ATGTCAGAGTTTACCCTCGATATCCAGCTGACAGAGTTGGGATTTTCAAGCTGGAATTTCCCTCTCTGTGAGCCACAGAGTGTTAAGGAGACATTTTTGCCCACCCCGACCAGCATTGAAAAGCCAGCACCTGAGACTGAAATACATGTAGACTGTCATGAAGATGCCAGACTTGTCCCGAGTGCATCGGCTGAAAAAAGCTTTCTGCTGGACCATCAGTATTCCTCTCCCTTCAAGCATGACTCTTCACCTAAAGAGGAAACTGCTCAAGGTAATTCAAAAATCATTTCCACAGAGAAGAAGGATAAAGTCATTTGCACTTCGtggaaaagagaaagaagagAGGGGACAGAACAGAGAAACAATAACGACGAGCAAAGTGAAcaagaggaaaagaaaaataatgaaaaggAACAGAATTGTTCAGAGGTGAGCCAGGAAGCCTCCAGTGTTACGACGGATGACGTTATATCTGGTGAAGAAAAGACTGATGAGGAGGTGGAATTTGTTTtgactgatgatgatgatgttgaggaggaggaggaagaagaagaggaagatgaggaggaggaagaagaagatGACGATGATGTTTCCTGGCCAG AGACAAATGGATGTGCAGAGAATGAAGAGAATCGCTGCCATGTGTGTGATCTTACCTTCTCTTCTCTCTTCTTACTCCgagaacatttaaatatgcatacgGGTGTTCGCCCCTACCGCTGCGATGAATGCGGCAAGCAGTTCTGCCAGTTAGTCAATTACCGCACTCACCTTCGCTCCCACTCGCAAAAGGCCTCTATCCACTGTCGTGTTTGCTCCACCATATTTGAGACCGAGGAACAGCTCCAGCAACACTTGGACactaaccattttgaaaaagaGTTCTATCAGTGTGATTTTTGCAAGCAGATTTTCACTGACCTAGATGTGTGCAAGGGTCACGTAGAAGCACACAGGCAACAGGCGAAACGACATTTGTGCCTCAAATGCGGCTCCAGTTTTCGCCTTCGTAACTCGCTGCTCCGTCACTTGGAATGGCACAGCAGAGGCATCTTCTCCTGCTCGGACTGTGAGCGGACTTTCTCCAGCAAGGCTTCTCTGTTACGCCACAGTTTCTCTCACTTGGGCGTCTTGCCGTATACGTGTCTAAAGTGCAAACGTCATTTCCGCTTGCCCTCTCTCTACCATGGCCACGAGTGTAAGCCGGAGAGCATTCAGTGCATGGCATGTTTGGTTTTCTTTCAGAGTCAAGAGGACTTTGACAAGCATAAGAAGGACACAGGATGCTGGGGTCATCAAGGGGCTTTGCCTACCAAGACAGACGAGATCCGCTGCATGGAGTGTGGCCAAGTCTTTGCAAGCATTGAGGAATTAAAGAAGCATGGGAGCACTCACCAGAGGGTCCTAAAATGTTCTGAATGTGGGATGGGTTTCCGCTCGTCACTCATGCTTATGTCACACATGGGAGGGCATGCGGCACAGCGGCCGTGTCTCTGCCAGGACTGTGGCCTGGGCTTCCCGCATCAACAGGGTTATGACAGCCACCTGAAAACGTGTGGAATAGTAACGCCACCTGTg GCTTCTGTGAAGAAACCCAAACTGAAACCAACCCCCTCTCCGCAAATAATGAAACCAATTGCACCTAACATAGTCTTCCAAACTATTGCTCAGGCCTCAAATCCTGTCACATTCTCCAATAGCTTGAAGGAGGTTCGCATGGTTCCATTAGCTGACAAGAATAAGTCTGCTGATGGTACGTGGAAGCTTACCTTAAATAAAGAGCCTCCTCCAGGTATGCCTTTAGTCATGCTTGTGCCAGTTTCCACTACACAGTACTCCTCTACCTCAGGTCCTGCCAAGACATCCCAAAACTTTTTGCCATCCTCTCTGGTCTTAGAAACACCTTCATCTGCTCCACATCTAATTTCCATGCCGGTGGTCCCGCCTGGCACTGTTATTAGCAAAGAGGCAGAGAAAGACAACGTAGAGCCCTGCAGAACCAACATTCCTTCAAATACACTCATTCCAGTGGAAAGTCACGACAGTTCCTCTAAGAAGAAGTGGACCATTGTAGAAGATCAGGGTTTTGTTCAAGTTTTTGGTACAGAAAATGTAAAGGCAGGTGAACAGGCTGCAGGTGTAGCGGAAGCGAATCAGGGAATGAACGTTACTGCGCAAGGAGGGGTGGAGAATGAGCAGACAAATCAATCAAATATGAAGCCTAATGCATTGAGGGATGAAAAAACAGGGTGTACATCAGATGCTGCATCTCTCAATCCCACGCGCCCTGTGACACCATTACGCCTAATAAAGGTCAACGAGGAGAAGGATGATAACAACATCAAGAAAAAGTCTCCAAATTCGAATGACGGCGACTCGTCTGTTATGGCAGACGTACAAGTTAGTGTGCCTTTCATGAGGAAATCAGAGAAGCAAATGCTGGATAAGCAGGACAGTAGAGATCAGAGATTTTTCAAAGAAGTCAAGCCATCTGACAGGATGTGCGCAGAGTCACAAATGGAATTTACCATGATGGGGGACAAATCAGAAAATGGTCCGCAGGGGCAAAACGAATCTGGTTTCGATGTAGAGGTGGAAATTAATGAAGATGTGGATTTGAGCAGTATGGAAGTGGAGATCGGTGATGAAGACAGCGGAGTGGATATGTTGGACGGTGAGCTTCATGAATGTGTGACTTGTGGACAAGTCCTTCCTGAAAAAGATATGATCCAGCACTACATGAAGCATGCGGCCGTCACCGACAGTCCTGAGCGCTCTCCTACTAACTGTCCCTCTCACACTACAGAACAATCCCCTCCATGTAGCCCATCAAGAAAAAGACTGCGATCTGGTACAGAGTTGTGA
- the LOC137027329 gene encoding zinc finger protein 502-like — translation MDSDILKIEEIVMGGGEAAAPAELPPEKTEDAYTPSIQDRAPPPIIQSYQHESLQCFQCFITFCNSKAKERHMKKSHREEYKQQLQQCDTLFTCYVCDRTFPSSEELTQHQSTHNKEDKPFKCAHCQECFRTFSELTTHRRQVCPERQFVCKECNETFRSPGLLRNHRLAQHPVPLEEEEAEDSTKTYRCGKCGKGFEEEAELLQHQENHAGDRHCNGGAAVKRRGRPPKTEAAAAGEKKLKRKKKDEEAEEPEETNHSEDASPTPATTESKVGGRRGRPAKSTQEPADDEAENDDKKSVPEPARQIPCTECDLTFPTLTQLRAHKKEKHTQRKPHPCGECEESFNRPAQLEAHMARAHSAGRYTCPTCGKSFGRESNLKAHQQSHGKEEKQVGKR, via the exons ATGGACTCTGACATACTGAAGATAGAGGAGATAGTAATGGGAGGTGGAGAGGCTGCTGCCCCTGCTGAGCTGCCACCTGAGAAGACAGAGGATGCCTACACCCCATCCATTCAGGACCGTGCACCACCTCCTATCATTCAGTCAT ACCAGCATGAAAGCTTGCAGTGTTTCCAGTGTTTTATTACTTTCTGCAACTCAAAAGCCAAGGAAAGGCACATGAAGAAGAGTCATCGGGAAGAATACAAACAGCAACTTCAGCAG TGTGATACTCTGTTCACATGCTACGTGTGTGATCGAACCTTCCCCTCTTCTGAGGAGCTGACACAGCATCAGTCGACCCATAACAAGGAGGACAAGCCCTTCAAATGTGCGCACTGTCAAGAATGCTTCCGCACTTTCTCAGAG TTAACAACGCATCGACGGCAGGTATGTCCTGAACGTCAGTTTGTGTGCAAAGAATGCAACGAGACATTTCGAAGCCCTGGACTTTTGCGCAACCATCGTTTGGCCCAGCACCCCGTGCCCCTGGAAGAAGAGGAAGCAGAGGATTCCACAAAGACCTACCGGTGTGGTAAATGCGGTAAGGGATTTGAAGAAGAGGCAGAGCTCCTGCAACATCAGGAGAACCACGCAGGTGACCGGCATTGCAACGGTGGCGCGGCCGTCAAACGTCGAGGGAGACCGCCGAAAACTGAGGCCGCAGCTGCAGGTGAAAAGAAACTGAAGCGAAAGAAGAAGGATGAAGAGGCAGAGGAGCCTGAGGAAACCAACCATTCAGAAGACGCTTCTCCAACACCAGCCACAACTGAATCGAAGGTGGGAGGAAGACGAGGACGCCCAGCCAAGTCTACCCAGGAGCCAGCAGATGACGAAGCAGAAAATGATGACAAGAAATCTGTTCCTGAGCCGGCTCGGCAGATCCCTTGCACCGAATGTGACCTCACTTTTCCCACCTTGACGCAACTTCGAGCACATAAGAAAGAGAAGCACACGCAGCGGAAGCCTCATCCTTGTGGAGAATGTGAGGAGAGTTTTAACCGACCTGCGCAGCTAGAGGCCCACATGGCAAGGGCACATAGTGCTGGTCGGTACACCTGCCCCACCTGCGGGAAAAGCTTTGGCAGAGAAAGTAACCTGAAGGCTCATCAACAGAGCCACGGAAAAGAAGAGAAGCAAGTCGGAAAGAgataa